From a region of the Tenggerimyces flavus genome:
- a CDS encoding MarP family serine protease — MTVLGFNLLDIILVLVAIAYGVSGFRQGFLIGALGVVGLVGGGLVGVLLTPLILNRFEPSMTISLAALGIVVVVALVGQAILSSIGAKLRSKVTWRLAHAIDSSAGSVLSVIALLVVAWILGSAIASAQLGTLARVVRSSEILTAVDKVMPRVAEQGLLAFSRVVDPNLFPRYLEPFAAESIAPAQPPDAGVLRDPEIRAAGDSVVRVLGVALRCSRSLEGSGFVYAKERVMTNAHVVAGVESPTIETRAGETYDAEVVLYNPERDIAVLEVPGLDLEELRLDPNGSAGDQGAVMGYPGNDPFWAGPARIRAEQRLRGPDIYGEREVVREVFSLYAQVRPGNSGGPLVTPEGNVSGVVFAASVEDSNTGYALTVDEVTPDAQAGARATDRVSTGDCS, encoded by the coding sequence ATGACGGTGCTCGGCTTCAACCTCCTCGACATCATCCTGGTGCTGGTCGCGATCGCGTACGGCGTCTCCGGCTTCCGGCAGGGCTTCCTGATCGGCGCGCTCGGCGTCGTCGGGCTGGTGGGTGGCGGGCTCGTCGGCGTACTGCTGACGCCGCTGATCCTGAACAGATTCGAGCCGAGCATGACGATTTCCCTTGCCGCGTTGGGGATTGTCGTGGTCGTCGCGCTCGTGGGGCAGGCGATCCTGTCGAGCATCGGGGCGAAGCTTCGTTCGAAGGTGACCTGGCGACTGGCGCACGCGATCGACTCGAGCGCTGGCTCGGTGCTGAGCGTGATCGCGCTGCTGGTGGTCGCGTGGATCCTCGGGTCGGCTATCGCTTCCGCGCAGCTGGGGACACTGGCGCGGGTGGTGCGGTCGTCGGAGATCCTCACCGCGGTCGACAAGGTGATGCCGCGCGTCGCCGAGCAGGGGTTGCTCGCGTTCAGCCGCGTGGTCGACCCGAACCTGTTCCCGCGCTACCTCGAGCCGTTCGCGGCGGAGAGCATCGCGCCCGCGCAGCCGCCGGACGCCGGTGTGCTTCGGGATCCTGAGATCCGGGCCGCCGGCGACTCAGTGGTGCGGGTGCTCGGCGTGGCGTTGCGGTGCTCGCGGTCGCTGGAGGGGTCGGGCTTCGTGTACGCCAAGGAACGGGTGATGACGAACGCCCACGTGGTGGCCGGGGTGGAGTCGCCGACGATCGAGACGCGGGCGGGGGAGACGTACGACGCGGAGGTCGTGCTCTACAACCCCGAGCGCGACATCGCCGTTCTCGAGGTGCCGGGGCTGGACCTGGAGGAGTTGCGGCTCGACCCGAACGGCTCGGCCGGCGACCAGGGTGCGGTGATGGGCTATCCGGGCAACGACCCGTTCTGGGCCGGCCCGGCGCGGATCCGCGCCGAGCAGCGGCTGCGTGGTCCGGACATCTACGGCGAGCGCGAGGTCGTCCGCGAGGTGTTCTCGCTGTACGCCCAGGTGCGCCCCGGCAACTCCGGCGGCCCGCTCGTCACGCCTGAGGGCAACGTGTCGGGCGTCGTTTTCGCAGCGTCCGTTGAGGATTCGAACACCGGCTACGCCCTGACCGTCGACGAGGTCACGCCAGACGCCCAAGCCGGCGCCCGAGCAACCGACCGCGTGTCAACCGGCGATTGCTCCTAG